The genomic DNA aaaagaaaaagatgaagacgaagaacaACATAGACTCACCATCCCAAGCAAACTCCTCACGTTCTTCTCTTGATTAGGAACCTTTGCAAACCACTGTACTAGCGTATCCATCCTGCTAAGCATATCTATGCAGTCGCGAAGCTGTTGGCTCATTACAGCTTTCTGCTCTGGTGGGAGCGGGATAGGATCTCCAAATGGAACAGTCCTGGAGATGTCATTGTACAGTTGCTTGATATTTTCGGGCAAGTTGTTCCATGCTTCTTCCGCAGCAGCTCGATTAATTGGAGTGCGATTTTGGCTCTGTTGCCTTCGAATGTAAGCTTCCGCTTTTTCACGCTGTTGAGGCGTCATCGCAGCCAACTGCTCACGCGTGAAGTTGAGGTTGGGTCGAGGTGCACCAGGAACCGATGGAACTTGTGGGGCGGCAGTTTGAGTAGGCATCAGGCCTGGGGGGTTCTGGCCTTCCAGTGACTCTTCTGCGTTCGATTTCCTCTTTGGCGGCTGTTTCGCAGCAGCCCCCTTTGTTGGCCCTTTGCCGGGAGTTCCATTCTGCACCTTTACAGCCTGCGCGTGCTGATTTGCCTGCGGCGTTTGCTGTGCAGGTTGAGGCTGCGGCTTTGCTTGCGGCGTACCCTGTGGTGCAATAACTGGTGGTTGCGGGATTGGCTGAGCCGGCTGGGCTAGCTGGCCTTGGTTGACATTCTGTGCTGCATAATTTTGCATTGCTCGGGCCCGGGCAGCCTGCAATTTATTGAGCCGGCTCCTAAACAACACATCCCGAAGCTGTTCATCTGTATAATTTTGTACCTGAACACCCAAGCGGTGACGGGCCATCTGGACTTCCTGGGGAGTCACGGGTGGCACTGACATGGGCAATTGACCTTGTGCCCCCCCTGGGAAATGCTGTTCGTATTGATTTCGGCCCGATGCTGACATCGGCGCTCCATGAGCTTGACCCGCTTGGTCAGGGTTCCGaccatttcttttcccttgAGTCATAATCTGCGCAAGATGATACTTTTGGATAGTGATCAACTTGTTTGGATCTACTCCTCCCATAACCTGAGGATTTTCAGCGGCCCACTGTTTCAGTTGTCCCCAAGTCTTGACATGTTTCGGTAGGGGTGAAGTCTGACTGTTGCCGATCAGCGCCGGTGGGAAGGGTAACCCGTCCATTTCCTTGATCTGATCGGGTGTCATTTCCAAGCCATTACCTTGCTGATTCAGGAGATGGAACTGATAAAGATGTTGacgctgctgttgttgctgctgttgggCGGACATTTGCTGTGACATCTGATTTTGCATCTGTCCTCCGCCCATGTTGGgaagctgctgctggaggCCGAGGGATGCCCGGAGAGCTTGATTGTTGTCCATCTGGCTATTGACCATCGGTTGGCCTTGCCCGGGTTGTGACAGGCTTTGTTGCATGGGTTGTTGTAGTGCAGCATTGGCCTGGGCGAGTGCCTGATTGTTTTGCTGGGCACGACGTCGCTGCGCATTAAGAAAAGCATTAAGTTGATCCGGAGTCATTCGCGCTAGCTGCGCCTGAACATGCGGAGGAAGATTCGCGGGTATCTGGGGCCGACCTTGAATCCCGGGTTGCCCAGGGTGAGGCTGGACACCAGTAGGATGTTGTCCCATACTTTGGGGTCGCGAGGGAGGCCGGGCCTGAGCAGCTACCTGCGTTGGGGACATTTGCCCTGGGGGCATGGGACGATTCAACATCGGCATTGCAGGACTCTGCTGAGCAATCTGTTGCTGAAGTTGAGGATTCCCTTGACCGGCTTGAGCTATGGCCATTTGGGCCTTCTGGGCCGCTTGCAGGCGGGCTGCTTGCGTCTGGGCCTGAACCTGGACCTGGGCTCGGGACGGTGTCGCATGTTGAGATCTATCTTGTTGGACCGCTTGGGGATTCTGCAATTGCGATTGAGGCAGGAACTGGGGACTGATACCGGCCCCGTTCATGCCGGCTTGGCCGCCCTGGTCGAGCGGTTGCCCAGCCTGGAACACGTTCTGAGGCGGCGGGAACCGTGGCTGATTCATCTGAGAGGAACTAGCGGGTACCACGAGCTGGCCTTCCTCCTGAGAACGCAACCCGTCCGCCTGCTGACCTTGAATATTTTCCACGTTGCCGATGAACGAAGAAGGGTCCAAGTGAGGTTGAGCATGTCCGGGAAATGTCGAGTTGCGTTGAAGATTCATCATACTCTGAAACATCTGGCGCTGTTGCGCCGTCATCGGATCGCCGGTCATGGGATTGTTGGCAGCATTTGGTACATGGGCCATATTTCGTTGTTTGTGCCTCCGCAAGTTGTTCACGGCCTGGCAGCGGAAGAAGTAGCTTAACGGATCCATCTGTTTTTTCGCAATGAACTGCTTTTGCTCAGGGGTCATGTTTTGCAGATTCAATTTGATCTTTTCTAATTCTTCCTGAGACGTCATCGACATAATCTGCTGGGCATGTCGACGAACTTGCTCATGTTCCTGAGGCGTCAACGAGCCGAGATCGTCGGGTAACGAGACGTTAGCCCCTGGTCGTTGTGTCCGCTGCGGTTGTTGCGATTGCGGTTGCGGTTGCGGTTGtggttgctgctgcgattgCTGCTGTTGACGTTGCTGCAGAGCAGCCCGGTGATTAGGGTCGTTCATTCCCATTGTCACTTGTTCTGGATTAGGAATCGGAGATGGTTGCATGGGTCGGTTCATCTGGGGAGGCATTGATCCCGGAACTTGATTTTGCCCAACACCGGGTGGCATTATGCCATTGTGCAAGACAGCGGCCTGTCTGGCACGGGTGTCACGAATATGAGCGAGCTTCTCGTTGCACGCTTTATCGTACTCGGTCTAAGCGAAAAGAAGGGACGTTAGGATCCTGAATGTGACACAAGAGCGAATGAGCAGCATACCCTTTGGTTGGCCTCTCTTAAAGCTTTCTGCTCAAAAGTCAAGGCAGCGTGTGCAGCTTGTGCTACGTTTATTTGTGGTTGGAGTAGTCGAAGGGAGGATAAACTGGGCGATAAGAAAAATTAGCATCAGAAGTCTCGCTTAGAGCGGCTGAGTTTCAGAAGCCATTACTCACATCTGGAAGACTTTAATGGCCCGCTCCTGTATCCGGACCTCTGCTTTCCATCCGGAGAAGGGAAGCTGCGCTTGCAATGCTTTGACAGCATGGTTAAAAATGACGGCATTCTCATTGTTTGGCATCTGCGGGTTGGCTCCGCCGGGCATGGCCCCGCCAACGTTGGGAAAGTTTGCGGGATTCATGTCAGCTACCCCGTCAGTGGGGGATCCAAGAGCAATCCGCGAAAGTCGTCTTCGGACGTCAGCATTCGCTGGGAAGCGCCAACCCTCACACCATATATTGACCTGTCAAACGGGGAAACCGAAAccgaaaggaagaaaagcgCCGACAgtgcttcttttcttccggGGTGATACGTATATGGTTCGAAGATGGTAGACGAAGGGAGGTGAGGAGATGATTTGCGAAGAAATATGCAAAAGGGAACGAGAAAAAAAACaaaggatgaagaaggtCGAGGTCGATCGCGGGTGGGACTCGTGGGACTCGGATCGGCGACGGGAACTCGTCGTCGCGGTTATGATATATCACGAACAGATGACAGCACGAGACACGAAAACCAACACAGCAGGGAAGCGTTTCGGCTACCAGTTGTCGGTCGAATCCGTGGGGGTGTGCGTATATTGGAGGTATGCGTGTGCGTGGGAAAGGCTGTAAGTCGCGCGAAGGCCAAAGGTCAGATCAAATGAATGACAGGGATGCTGTGGCAGGCGTAGAGAGGAAGCTGGCTGAGAATCAAGAAGACGAAAGCCGGGGGTCGCAGGGAAAGAGTCGTGGTGATAAAAATAATAATCGAGTAAATATCGAACGAAAACGAGCAGGAGAAATGGGTGACTATAGGGAAGTGAAGCCCGACACTAGAAAAAGGCTGATTGCCGCCCACGTTTCACTGGGAGAGTACAGGGAGGGCGGACGGTCGGGGAGAGGGTGTAGCAAGGACACCGTTCAAGCACCGAGATTAGGCTTTGGAGATAACACAACTCGAGTAAATAGATAATTAAGAGTGGAAGGATTAAAAATAAGGAGAAGgtgagagagaaagaaaaagggacgaaatagaaaagaaaaagggacgAAATAGAGAGGAAAAAGGTCGAAGTGAGAAAGTGAGTGAGAGAGGCGGAAGGCAGATCAGCGGGCAATGAgggaagacgaagaggatcACACACTCTCTCTACTAATGCCACTGCGTCCAGTCAGACGACAGACAGCGATAGTGGgatgagagagagaggggaataagaaagaaagagagagggagggagaggaggaggaggaagaagggccagcgagagagagagagagacacCGTCTGGCGGTAGTGGTCAAGACGTCGTCGATTGGTGGcccaaaaggaaaaaaagaaaaacaagctGCCCATAGGTACAACACCAATCCAAGTACTTGTGCCAGTGAGAAGATAATCAGATGCAAGGTGCGGTCAATGTATTATTCGAACTATGGGATTACTCGAGTTTATTTTAGAATTGAATCTCTAGTGTTtcctacagagtactttgTATATACAAACGATCGACTGCCAGGTACAACTTACCGTACATTAGTTACATGGGACTGACTGTTTCAATCGTCGAGGCCCAATTTCCCGGCTTCCATTTTTGGTTGCATCACCTGACGGCACGTGATGTGCTGGCGTCACCTTTTCCGGAGAAAGGCTGAGAGAGCCTCATTCTATACCACGGCACGCGACCTCCTGAACATCGCTTTTCTCTCTAACGGTGTATGAGGATCCTCTGCATTTCTGTTGTATCCTCATCAGTCTTTCGTTCATAGTATAGTTTGTCGCCCATCTCTCGCTCGTCATGATCAATTGCGATTACTATTACGACTACTATTCGGCTTAATCGCAATAATGTCGTTTCAACCTCGCTCTTCTTCCATCATGGTGTCTGTCACATCGTCCATTCCTGTGGGCTCCAGcgtttttttctctttggcTTTATTTGCTATTTGTATTCTCGTTTTGTTGCTCTTGCGGCGCTTTCTTACTCTCCGCGCCACTCCGGGTTATCTCTCCGTCCCCGTATTTCTGGCGCTCGCACTGCCCGCCAGTGTTGTACTGCTAGTGCCGATTGATCTCGCCTCCAGCTCCCGCGATGATGATACCGGCCCTAAAGCCATATGGCTTCCTGATCGGGTGGTTCTGGTATCCTGGAGGATAGCCTACTGGCTGATCTTTGTTCTGACCTGGTTTGTACCACCTTATGCAAGTGACTTCGCATTAGTACCAAGTCGCAGGAGCTAATCATGTGTGAATTTCCACAGGGCTATTCTACCATTGCTTGGCGAATATATCGATTCTGGATATCGTGAACCTAAAGGCCGTCTTTTGTACTCCATACGCTCTAATGCCCGCTATCAGCTGATAGTCTTATGCTGTGCGACCGTGGGGTTAATCTACGTGTCTATCCAAAATGGCTTCGATTTTACCTCGATCAAAGGCCTTGTCATGGCTCTTGCATACGTGTGGGGTCTCGTCCTGGCCATTTACTTGATGGGACACGGCTTGGTGTCGATTCCACGCACTCTGTTCCGGAATGCCAATGTCAGCGGCCGCTTGCGGAGGATCCAAGCCCATGCCCCGCGGGTCCATGACCGTCTGATGGATGCTGTCAATGACTTGGAGGTGTTGGAATCTCAGGTCGCACAGTTGCAAAGTCGTAAGACGGGCACCGCACGAGACTTTCAGGAATGGATAGAAGAGTTGGCAGAGGGGTCCAGTCCCTCGGAGCCGCGGGCGGCATTCCATGAGGCCGCAGACCGTTCTGCCACCGTCCCCGCAGTCATCACGGAGCGGTATCTGGCGGATTTGACCCGACGTCTCCAGCGTGCTCGACACCAGAAGGCTCGGTTTATGGACGAATGGGATCGCTTGGTGGTGTCAGCGGCCGATGTCCAGGCAATTATTAACTCTTCTGCATCAACGAAGCTGGAGTTCGCTGACTTCCCGCGTCGCACCTCAATCCTGTCCGGCGTGACAATCCTGACTCCCTACCTGCGTTACCATCTCTATGTGCATGTCATCCCGAACTTCCGGCTCCTTCTGGGGGCGCTCTGCTCTGCTGCCTCGGTCTGCATCATCTGGTCGGAATTGTTCAAGTCGTTGCTCCCGCGGTTGTCCGTGGTCAGTCTGATGGTGACGCACAACCGACAGGACCCGAAACCGGTCGGCTTCTGGGGACAGGTCACCGCATCTGCTTGGCTGCTGTACATGTGCTCAGCTGCTCTGGTCGGAGTGAGCGATGCAAAGGTATGGGGCAACCGTGCCTTGGTCCGTCGCAACACATACGGGGAGAGTGCATGCTGGTACGCCGGATTGGTCGCGCGGCTTACGGTGCCCATTGCTTATAACTTTCTGACGCTGTTACCTGAGAACACGCGGCAACATACCACATTCTATCTGTTCCTCGGTCGGCTCATCGATCTGACCCCGCTCGGAAAGGGATTTGATTATTTCTTCCCTGTTTTCATTCTGCTCCCAGTTTGCGCCACTTTGTTCAACTTTTACGGTCGAGTCAAAAATATCTGCGGACTGGGACTTGCCGAAGAAGAGACGGAAGATCTAGAGAACAATCCCAGTGGCTATGGCGTCGGTGGCTGGAGAGAGGGTCGCGAGTTGATCGACCGCGAATTGAGCGGTATCGGATCACTGGCCCTCAGCACACGAGGCGGTCGGTCAAACTGGCAACCAACCCGAGGCGAAGGCCTCTCACGCGCCTTTTCGTCGTCTTCCGCCTCCTCGCGAGCTGCGCCAGCGGACGGATCACGATCGTCCCGAGCC from Aspergillus chevalieri M1 DNA, chromosome 1, nearly complete sequence includes the following:
- a CDS encoding uncharacterized protein (COG:S;~EggNog:ENOG410PQCP;~InterPro:IPR036546,IPR008626;~PFAM:PF05397,PF16987;~go_component: GO:0016592 - mediator complex [Evidence IEA];~go_function: GO:0003712 - transcription coregulator activity [Evidence IEA];~go_process: GO:0006357 - regulation of transcription by RNA polymerase II [Evidence IEA]), with product MNPANFPNVGGAMPGGANPQMPNNENAVIFNHAVKALQAQLPFSGWKAEVRIQERAIKVFQILSSLRLLQPQINVAQAAHAALTFEQKALREANQRTEYDKACNEKLAHIRDTRARQAAVLHNGIMPPGVGQNQVPGSMPPQMNRPMQPSPIPNPEQVTMGMNDPNHRAALQQRQQQQSQQQPQPQPQPQSQQPQRTQRPGANVSLPDDLGSLTPQEHEQVRRHAQQIMSMTSQEELEKIKLNLQNMTPEQKQFIAKKQMDPLSYFFRCQAVNNLRRHKQRNMAHVPNAANNPMTGDPMTAQQRQMFQSMMNLQRNSTFPGHAQPHLDPSSFIGNVENIQGQQADGLRSQEEGQLVVPASSSQMNQPRFPPPQNVFQAGQPLDQGGQAGMNGAGISPQFLPQSQLQNPQAVQQDRSQHATPSRAQVQVQAQTQAARLQAAQKAQMAIAQAGQGNPQLQQQIAQQSPAMPMLNRPMPPGQMSPTQVAAQARPPSRPQSMGQHPTGVQPHPGQPGIQGRPQIPANLPPHVQAQLARMTPDQLNAFLNAQRRRAQQNNQALAQANAALQQPMQQSLSQPGQGQPMVNSQMDNNQALRASLGLQQQLPNMGGGQMQNQMSQQMSAQQQQQQQRQHLYQFHLLNQQGNGLEMTPDQIKEMDGLPFPPALIGNSQTSPLPKHVKTWGQLKQWAAENPQVMGGVDPNKLITIQKYHLAQIMTQGKRNGRNPDQAGQAHGAPMSASGRNQYEQHFPGGAQGQLPMSVPPVTPQEVQMARHRLGVQVQNYTDEQLRDVLFRSRLNKLQAARARAMQNYAAQNVNQGQLAQPAQPIPQPPVIAPQGTPQAKPQPQPAQQTPQANQHAQAVKVQNGTPGKGPTKGAAAKQPPKRKSNAEESLEGQNPPGLMPTQTAAPQVPSVPGAPRPNLNFTREQLAAMTPQQREKAEAYIRRQQSQNRTPINRAAAEEAWNNLPENIKQLYNDISRTVPFGDPIPLPPEQKAVMSQQLRDCIDMLSRMDTLVQWFAKVPNQEKNVRSLLGMRIQLLRQFKEVPEWTLNDELTLSPERLTGCIGYIKRLFTAMIQRVNLQQQHQPAGMRPNMPQGPAPTVPPANQNNMPALNASNLQQLQQQEEALQRARRASSQAASGIAPGVPPAPFGAPSPQGVPHAYGPGSMPPEKLKLPPAKRRKHSHAGVTPGQAPTPGTASSKTPTGKPTASAAFKCSVPECQHHYHGFASQSALDKHIEENHKAEQNIEDPLEFAIESMRGSLVKEEKPEPKKGVTAEATTASGKQEVKPEGVTPVTTGTTPMGRVPSHIGLKSASPASNQQMTPRPSSGKVPAAAAAAAMKSTVSKEAKKEAAKVEPSGVEATAKDPWADSTISLEAIHDAFMDFGNEGLPGLGVDPMDEFLNSEMFTTAQSKDTPESVETGAGTQTPKDGELSKDEEMNVKIGSDPDENWIPADWVYLPSRFDDGFMLNEPSDFDWQSIDRKEADFNDDPGIAIYAM
- a CDS encoding LMBR1 domain-containing protein (COG:S;~EggNog:ENOG410PHP6;~InterPro:IPR006876;~PFAM:PF04791;~TransMembrane:9 (o20-41i53-74o103-123i144-161o173-195i371-394o414-437i458-477o509-527i)); translated protein: MSFQPRSSSIMVSVTSSIPVGSSVFFSLALFAICILVLLLLRRFLTLRATPGYLSVPVFLALALPASVVLLVPIDLASSSRDDDTGPKAIWLPDRVVLVSWRIAYWLIFVLTWAILPLLGEYIDSGYREPKGRLLYSIRSNARYQLIVLCCATVGLIYVSIQNGFDFTSIKGLVMALAYVWGLVLAIYLMGHGLVSIPRTLFRNANVSGRLRRIQAHAPRVHDRLMDAVNDLEVLESQVAQLQSRKTGTARDFQEWIEELAEGSSPSEPRAAFHEAADRSATVPAVITERYLADLTRRLQRARHQKARFMDEWDRLVVSAADVQAIINSSASTKLEFADFPRRTSILSGVTILTPYLRYHLYVHVIPNFRLLLGALCSAASVCIIWSELFKSLLPRLSVVSLMVTHNRQDPKPVGFWGQVTASAWLLYMCSAALVGVSDAKVWGNRALVRRNTYGESACWYAGLVARLTVPIAYNFLTLLPENTRQHTTFYLFLGRLIDLTPLGKGFDYFFPVFILLPVCATLFNFYGRVKNICGLGLAEEETEDLENNPSGYGVGGWREGRELIDRELSGIGSLALSTRGGRSNWQPTRGEGLSRAFSSSSASSRAAPADGSRSSRAARGPLSAAINEEDEDEENLFQAFAHRVKNTWETTSTPQWFQGEPFRLPRWLTGNENGGNNGNGVTGLFGGRRNNGNVRL